Proteins encoded together in one Bactrocera neohumeralis isolate Rockhampton chromosome 4, APGP_CSIRO_Bneo_wtdbg2-racon-allhic-juicebox.fasta_v2, whole genome shotgun sequence window:
- the LOC126757015 gene encoding uncharacterized protein LOC126757015 codes for MERKKVLELDKICRVCIAERKDMRPLFSEKIAEMLMECATVNIENTEGWPDKICVQCVHAVSRCHAFKKQVERSDKELREYIKSLTVRVVIEETNDMKLDASPQKMLSQKPPKLQLIQPQTQFQLQTQQNQLQLQQQQIILQPQQQQQQQSQQQQQHQPQNQQLQQVQHLQLQQQQQQPSKRKAVSTSRKSQRQSKKSHLLPQQVQQQQHQQQQTLEHVSLQTMVQNVTPPRTQAQPATQHLQTTQTSLQQQPPQPQQLISTAALPQQIVLPNGQIITTAQIVTHAGPPQIAQIISTPNGSTVQANPSSNAVAAQPQFTPQIIQTSNGQTLQLIQQPNGQQTLQLVHVMPQRTIATTANGTSVMVTTSEDGTTTIVDDETLITPDEHHLIDDEADLEEDDEQEQICETIVVEDDQITHQQLLAGHHTIVDEDNLSQGEAQELEYLEDVTVTTSNVGHSHHQQHHHTQHYQQLSDCDGDASQQQHMQLHDDDDIIEEIHMDEEEMLEDDGADVMHVMEGDGTEFISDEDGSQQHLVGENGDPLQYTVLEAATDDEELVESDVKEVLQAACGTEMQNVVDFNQTVSSVASGGGGGGGGVGSGSGASVGSQTPTPKRQRKSNSKAVANSRQLVATASSIATSGASDDLDFDPKFIAEIISQQTTVLGSGRHVCNLCRHEFKQFKALHNHMHQHSNWIRANCKKQPQCEICLKSFKGPGMLKMHMKTHQSAARTPTCNICNKSFKSKAILYRHRQTHQLRSYACAVDNCRKTFSMPQTLRTHSDNKHPNSKQPRFKCGECSLHFDDVDMLHTHVQTGVHCDTLTMENGDGGGNNGADGSGGGSIDGSGCMDGNMTGNTIIVVTQG; via the coding sequence ATGGAGCGTAAAAAAGTTCTTGAGCTGGACAAGATTTGTCGAGTATGCATAGCAGAGCGTAAAGATATGCGTCCATTATTTAGTGAGAAAATCGCTGAGATGCTGATGGAGTGTGCCActgtaaatattgaaaatactgAAGGTTGGCCCGATAAAATTTGTGTGCAATGCGTTCACGCCGTGTCGAGGTGTCATGCCTTCAAGAAACAGGTTGAACGCAGCGACAAAGAATTAAGGGAATACATTAAAAGTTTAACTGTACGTGTGGTCATAGAAGAAACCAATGATATGAAGCTGGACGCATCGCCGCAAAAAATGTTGTCTCAGAAGCCACCTAAATTGCAACTAATACAGCCGCAGACACAATTTCAGTTACAGACGCAGCAAaatcaattacaattacaacaacagcaaataattCTACAgccgcaacagcaacagcagcaacaatcacagcaacagcaacagcatcaGCCTCAAAATCAACAACTGCAACAAGTGCAGCATttacaactgcaacaacaacaacaacagccaagTAAACGGAAGGCCGTTAGTACATCACGTAAATCTCAACGGCAGTCGAAAAAGTCACATTTATTGCCACAGCaggtgcaacaacaacagcaccaacaacaacaaacacttgaACATGTGTCGTTGCAAACAATGGTGCAGAATGTAACACCGCCGCGAACACAGGCACAACCTGCAACTCAACATTTGCAAACTACACAAACGTCCTTGCAGCAACAACCGCCACAACCCCAACAACTAATTTCCACAGCCGCCTTGCCACAACAAATTGTTCTACCCAATGGGCAAATAATTACCACAGCGCAAATTGTCACACACGCTGGTCCTCCACAGATTGCGCAGATAATAAGTACGCCGAATGGCTCAACGGTACAAGCAAACCCATCCTCTAACGCTGTTGCTGCGCAACCGCAATTCACGCCACAAATTATACAAACTTCTAACGGACAGACATTACAATTGATACAGCAGCCGAATGGGCAGCAAACATTGCAATTGGTACACGTGATGCCACAGCGTACTATTGCCACTACGGCGAATGGAACAAGCGTGATGGTAACCACTTCCGAAGATGGTACCACGACGATAGTAGATGATGAAACATTGATAACGCCCGACGAGCATCACCTGATCGATGATGAAGCCGATCTGGAAGAAGATGATGAACAAGAACAAATCTGTGAAACAATTGTGGTAGAAGATGATCAGATCACTCATCAGCAGTTGCTAGCTGGCCACCATACAATCGTAGATGAAGATAATTTATCGCAAGGCGAAGCACAAGAACTGGAGTACCTTGAGGATGTAACTGTAACCACCTCGAATGTAGGTCATTCACATCATCAGCAACATCATCATACCCAACACTATCAACAGCTGAGCGATTGTGATGGTGATGCAAGTCAGCAGCAACATATGCAACTGCATGACGATGATGATATTATCGAAGAGATACACATGGATGAAGAGGAAATGCTGGAAGATGATGGTGCAGATGTGATGCATGTGATGGAAGGAGATGGTACCGAATTTATTAGTGATGAAGATGGCAGTCAGCAACATTTGGTTGGAGAGAACGGTGATCCTCTGCAGTACACTGTGCTGGAAGCAGCCACAGACGATGAAGAGCTCGTTGAAAGCGACGTAAAAGAAGTGCTGCAAGCAGCTTGCGGAACGGAAATGCAGAACGTTGTCGATTTTAATCAAACGGTCAGCAGTGTTGcaagtggtggtggtggcggtggcggtggtgtTGGATCAGGTAGCGGCGCATCTGTAGGCAGCCAAACACCAACACCCAAACGTCAACGTAAATCGAATTCCAAAGCCGTTGCCAATTCACGGCAACTAGTTGCCACCGCATCCTCAATAGCGACATCAGGGGCCTCGGACGATTTGGATTTCGATCCCAAATTTATTGCCGAAATTATAAGTCAGCAAACGACTGTGCTCGGTTCCGGTCGCCATGTGTGTAATTTATGCCGTCATgagtttaaacaatttaaagcaCTGCATAATCACATGCACCAACATTCGAATTGGATACGTGCAAATTGCAAGAAGCAACCGCAATGTGAAATCTGTCTTAAAAGCTTTAAGGGTCCAGGCATGCTAAAGATGCATATGAAGACACATCAATCCGCTGCGCGCACACCTACCTGCAACATCTGTAACAAGAGCTTCAAATCAAAAGCGATACTATATCGCCATCGGCAAACGCATCAACTGCGCTCCTATGCTTGCGCCGTGGATAACTGCCGCAAAACATTCTCGATGCCACAAACGCTGCGTACGCATTCGGACAACAAACACCCGAACTCAAAGCAGCCGAGATTTAAATGTGGCGAATGTAGTTTACATTTTGACGATGTCGATATGCTGCATACGCATGTGCAGACGGGTGTGCACTGTGATACGCTGACAATGGAAAATGGTGATGGTGGAGGCAATAATGGTGCCGATGGCTCGGGTGGTGGCAGTATAGACGGTTCGGGTTGTATGGACGGCAATATGACGGGTAACACTATAATTGTTGTTACGCAGGGGTAG